In Pseudomonas fluorescens NCIMB 11764, a single window of DNA contains:
- the pcaF gene encoding 3-oxoadipyl-CoA thiolase: MMRDVYICDAIRTPIGRFGGGLSTVRADDLAAVPIKALMERNPSVDWNAVDEVFLGCANQAGEDNRNVARMALLLAGLPETIPGVTLNRLCASGMDAIGTAFRAIASGEMELAIAGGVESMSRAPFVMGKADAAFSRNMKLEDTTIGWRFINPLMKAQYGVDAMPQTADNVADDYEVSREDQDAFALRSQQRTAAAQAAGFFAEEIVEVRVAHKKGETVVSQDEHPRADTTLETLARLKPVNGPEKTVTAGNASGVNDGAAALILASAEAVKKHGLTARAKVLGMASAGVAPRVMGIGPVPAVRKLTERLGLAVGDFDVIELNEAFASQGLAVLRELGLADDAAQVNPNGGAIALGHPLGMSGARLVLTALHQLEKTGGKKGLATMCVGVGQGLALAIERV; this comes from the coding sequence GTGATGCGTGATGTTTATATCTGCGACGCGATTCGCACCCCCATCGGCCGTTTCGGCGGTGGCCTGTCGACGGTTCGCGCCGACGATCTGGCCGCCGTGCCGATCAAGGCGTTGATGGAACGCAACCCTTCGGTGGACTGGAATGCAGTGGACGAGGTGTTCCTCGGCTGCGCCAACCAGGCCGGCGAAGACAACCGCAACGTGGCGCGCATGGCGCTGCTGCTGGCGGGCCTGCCGGAAACGATTCCGGGCGTGACCCTCAATCGCCTCTGTGCTTCGGGCATGGATGCCATCGGCACCGCGTTCCGTGCCATCGCCAGCGGCGAAATGGAACTGGCGATTGCCGGCGGCGTCGAGTCGATGTCCCGCGCGCCGTTCGTGATGGGCAAGGCGGATGCGGCGTTCTCGCGCAACATGAAGCTGGAAGACACCACCATCGGCTGGCGCTTCATCAACCCGTTGATGAAAGCCCAATACGGTGTCGATGCGATGCCGCAGACCGCGGACAACGTGGCGGACGATTACGAAGTGTCCCGCGAGGATCAGGACGCTTTTGCACTGCGCAGTCAGCAGCGGACAGCCGCCGCGCAAGCGGCAGGATTTTTCGCTGAAGAAATCGTCGAAGTGCGCGTTGCCCACAAGAAGGGTGAAACCGTCGTCAGCCAGGACGAGCATCCTCGCGCCGACACGACGCTGGAAACCCTGGCCAGACTGAAACCGGTCAATGGTCCCGAAAAAACCGTCACCGCCGGCAACGCGTCGGGTGTGAACGACGGTGCTGCAGCGCTGATCCTGGCCTCGGCCGAGGCGGTGAAAAAACACGGTCTGACCGCTCGCGCCAAAGTGCTGGGCATGGCGAGTGCCGGCGTTGCACCGCGGGTCATGGGCATCGGCCCGGTCCCGGCGGTGCGCAAGCTGACTGAGCGCCTGGGCCTTGCCGTCGGCGATTTCGACGTGATCGAACTCAACGAAGCCTTCGCCAGCCAAGGCTTGGCGGTGTTGCGAGAACTGGGGCTGGCGGACGACGCGGCTCAGGTCAACCCGAACGGTGGTGCCATTGCCTTGGGCCATCCGTTGGGCATGAGCGGTGCGCGTCTGGTGCTGACGGCGCTGCATCAGCTGGAAAAAACCGGTGGCAAGAAAGGTCTGGCGACCATGTGTGTCGGCGTCGGCCAGGGGCTGGCCTTGGCGATCGAACGCGTCTGA
- a CDS encoding OprD family porin, which translates to MTPSTAQYVFPGLIAIALTGAALPATAEESGFVEGAKVNLNLRNFYINRNFTNPTKAQGKAEEWTQSFILDAKSGFTQGTVGFGMDVLGLYSVKLDGGKGTGGTQLLPLDHDGRPADSFGRTNVAFKAKLSQTEVKVGEWMPVLPILRSDDGRSLPQTFRGGQITSKEINGLTLYGGQFRQNSPRDDSSMSDMSMTGKAAFTSDRFNFQGGEYLFNEKRTQIGLWNAELKDIYSQQYLNLIHTQPIGDWTLGANLGFFYGKDDGSARAGDLDNKTWSGMFSARYGGNTFYVGLQKLTGDSAWMRVNGTSGGTLANDSYNASYDNAQEKSWQVRHDYNFVALGIPGLTLMNRYISGDNVHTGTVTDGKEWGRESELGYTVQSGVLKDLNVKWRNSTIRRDYSNNEFDENRLIVSYPISLL; encoded by the coding sequence ATGACCCCTTCCACTGCGCAGTACGTCTTTCCCGGCCTGATCGCCATCGCGCTGACCGGCGCGGCCCTTCCCGCCACGGCCGAAGAGTCAGGTTTTGTCGAAGGTGCCAAGGTCAACCTCAACCTGCGCAACTTCTACATCAACCGCAACTTCACCAACCCGACCAAGGCCCAGGGCAAGGCTGAAGAGTGGACGCAAAGTTTCATCCTCGACGCGAAGTCCGGGTTCACCCAGGGCACCGTCGGGTTCGGCATGGATGTGCTGGGGCTGTACTCGGTGAAGCTCGACGGCGGTAAAGGCACCGGCGGTACGCAACTGCTGCCGCTGGATCACGACGGTCGCCCGGCAGACAGCTTCGGTCGCACCAACGTAGCGTTCAAGGCCAAGCTGTCGCAGACCGAAGTGAAGGTCGGCGAATGGATGCCGGTGCTGCCGATCCTGCGTTCGGACGATGGTCGCTCATTGCCGCAAACCTTTCGCGGCGGCCAGATCACGTCGAAGGAGATCAATGGCCTGACGCTCTACGGCGGTCAGTTTCGCCAAAACAGCCCGCGTGACGACAGCAGCATGAGCGATATGTCGATGACCGGCAAAGCGGCGTTCACCTCGGACCGCTTCAACTTCCAGGGCGGCGAATACCTGTTCAACGAAAAGCGCACGCAAATCGGCCTGTGGAACGCCGAGCTCAAGGACATCTACAGTCAGCAATACCTCAACCTGATTCACACCCAACCCATCGGCGACTGGACCCTGGGCGCCAATCTCGGCTTCTTCTACGGCAAGGATGACGGCAGTGCCCGCGCCGGTGATCTGGACAACAAGACCTGGTCAGGGATGTTCTCCGCCAGGTACGGCGGCAACACCTTCTACGTCGGCCTGCAAAAACTCACCGGCGACAGCGCCTGGATGCGGGTCAACGGCACCAGCGGCGGCACCCTGGCCAACGACAGCTACAACGCCAGCTATGACAACGCCCAGGAAAAATCCTGGCAGGTGCGTCATGACTACAACTTCGTCGCGCTCGGCATTCCCGGCCTGACCCTGATGAACCGCTACATCAGCGGCGACAACGTCCACACCGGCACCGTCACCGACGGCAAGGAATGGGGACGCGAAAGTGAACTGGGCTACACCGTGCAGAGCGGCGTGCTGAAGGACCTGAACGTCAAATGGCGCAACTCGACCATACGCCGCGACTACAGCAACAACGAGTTCGATGAGAACCGGTTGATCGTCAGCTATCCGATCAGCCTTTTGTAA
- the emhC gene encoding efflux RND transporter outer membrane subunit EmhC, with protein sequence MSKSLLSIAVAAFVLSGCSLIPDYQQPEAPVAAQYPQGPAYSPTQAPAQAAAEQGWKQFFHDPALQQLIQVALENNRDLRVAALNIDAFAAQYRIQRADLFPAVSANGTGSRQRVPADASQTGQAGITSSYSATVGISAYELDLFGRVRSLSEEALQKYFATEEGRRSTQISLVASVANAYLTWQADKELRKLTQDTLGAFEESYKLTSRSNEVGVASALDLAQSRTSVENARAQLARYTRQVAQDENSLVLLLGTGIPANLREAKPLSDDLLSDVPPGLPSDLLQRRPDILQAEYNLKAANANIGAARAAFFPSISLTANAGTLSPDLSGLFKGGSGTWLFQPQINLPIFNAGSLRASLDYSKIQKDIGVANYEKSIQTAFQEVADGLAARQTYTEQLQAQRDFVTANQDYYRLAERRYRIGVDSNLTFLDAQRQLFSAQQALITDRLAQLTSAVNLYKALGGGWNEQTAKVEPLKEEAPKLKLF encoded by the coding sequence ATGAGCAAGTCGCTACTCTCCATCGCAGTCGCGGCCTTCGTGCTGAGCGGCTGCTCGCTGATACCCGATTATCAGCAGCCTGAAGCACCGGTGGCAGCGCAGTACCCGCAAGGTCCGGCGTATTCGCCGACCCAGGCGCCTGCACAGGCCGCCGCCGAACAGGGCTGGAAGCAGTTTTTCCATGACCCGGCGTTGCAACAGCTGATCCAGGTCGCCCTGGAAAACAACCGTGACCTGCGTGTCGCGGCGCTGAACATCGATGCGTTCGCGGCGCAGTACCGCATCCAGCGTGCGGACCTGTTCCCGGCCGTGTCGGCCAATGGCACCGGCAGCCGTCAGCGGGTACCGGCGGATGCATCGCAGACCGGTCAGGCAGGCATCACCAGTTCCTACTCCGCCACCGTCGGCATCAGCGCTTATGAACTCGACCTGTTCGGTCGGGTTCGCAGCCTGAGCGAAGAAGCGCTGCAGAAATACTTCGCCACTGAAGAAGGCCGTCGCAGCACGCAAATCAGCCTGGTCGCCAGCGTGGCAAATGCCTACCTGACCTGGCAGGCTGACAAAGAGCTGCGCAAGCTCACTCAAGACACCCTCGGTGCGTTCGAGGAGAGCTACAAGCTCACCTCCCGCAGCAACGAAGTGGGTGTAGCTTCGGCCCTGGATCTGGCTCAGTCGCGTACCTCGGTGGAAAACGCCCGTGCACAACTGGCCCGTTACACGCGTCAGGTTGCCCAGGATGAAAACAGCCTGGTGCTGCTGCTCGGCACTGGCATCCCGGCCAATCTGCGAGAAGCCAAGCCGCTGTCTGACGACCTGCTGAGCGACGTACCGCCCGGCCTGCCGTCGGACTTGCTGCAACGTCGTCCGGACATCCTTCAGGCCGAATACAACCTGAAAGCGGCCAACGCCAACATCGGCGCGGCACGGGCGGCGTTCTTCCCGAGCATCAGCCTGACCGCCAACGCCGGTACCCTGAGCCCTGACCTCTCCGGCCTGTTCAAGGGTGGTTCGGGTACGTGGTTGTTCCAGCCGCAAATCAATCTGCCGATCTTCAACGCCGGCAGCCTGCGCGCCAGCCTGGATTACTCGAAAATCCAGAAAGACATCGGCGTGGCGAACTACGAGAAGTCCATTCAAACGGCCTTCCAGGAAGTCGCCGACGGCCTGGCCGCCCGCCAGACCTACACCGAGCAGTTGCAGGCCCAGCGTGATTTCGTCACCGCCAACCAGGACTACTACCGTCTGGCCGAGCGTCGTTATCGCATTGGCGTCGACAGCAACCTGACCTTCCTCGATGCCCAGCGTCAGCTGTTCAGTGCCCAACAGGCGCTGATCACCGATCGCCTGGCGCAACTGACCAGCGCCGTGAATCTGTACAAGGCACTGGGCGGTGGCTGGAATGAGCAGACGGCGAAAGTCGAGCCGCTGAAAGAAGAAGCGCCGAAGCTGAAATTGTTCTGA
- the pcaH gene encoding protocatechuate 3,4-dioxygenase subunit beta has translation MTDKPGYRRPQEGTQPDYLHPTYQSTNLRSPSKPLVFLPHSLSEITGPTVGAERVSEKDNDLTAQHTGEPLGERIIIHGRVLDENGLPVPGILVEIWQANAAGRYNHARDLHDAPLDPNFTGTGRTVTDADGWYQFQTIKPGAYPWGNHHNAWRPAHIHFSLFGPSILTRLVTQMYFPGDPLLAYDPIYNCVPDTRAKERLIAVFDLEKTIPSYALGYRWDIVLRGRDATPMEK, from the coding sequence ATGACTGACAAGCCTGGTTACCGTCGCCCGCAGGAAGGCACCCAGCCGGACTACCTGCACCCGACTTATCAATCGACCAACCTGCGCTCGCCGTCCAAGCCGTTGGTGTTTCTGCCCCATTCGTTGTCGGAAATTACCGGCCCGACGGTCGGTGCCGAGCGCGTCAGCGAGAAGGACAACGACCTGACCGCGCAGCACACGGGCGAGCCATTGGGCGAACGCATCATCATTCACGGCCGCGTGCTGGATGAAAACGGTCTGCCGGTGCCGGGGATTCTGGTGGAGATCTGGCAGGCCAACGCCGCCGGGCGCTACAACCATGCCCGCGACCTGCATGACGCACCGCTGGACCCGAACTTCACTGGCACCGGCCGCACGGTGACCGACGCCGATGGCTGGTATCAATTCCAGACCATCAAGCCCGGCGCTTACCCGTGGGGCAACCACCACAATGCCTGGCGTCCGGCGCACATCCATTTCTCGCTGTTCGGGCCGAGCATTCTGACGCGGCTGGTCACGCAGATGTATTTCCCCGGCGACCCGCTTCTTGCGTATGACCCGATCTACAACTGCGTGCCGGACACCCGCGCCAAAGAGCGCCTGATCGCCGTTTTCGACCTGGAAAAAACCATCCCTTCCTACGCCCTCGGTTATCGCTGGGACATCGTCTTGCGCGGCCGCGATGCCACGCCGATGGAGAAATAA
- the pcaC gene encoding 4-carboxymuconolactone decarboxylase codes for MDEKQRYDEGLNVRRAVLGDAHVDRSLNALTEFNSEFQEMITRHAWGDIWTRPGLPRHTRSLITLAMLIGMNRNEELKLHLRAAANNGVTRGEIKEVIMQSAIYCGIPAANATFHLAESVWDELGVESRE; via the coding sequence GTGGACGAGAAACAACGTTACGACGAGGGCCTGAACGTCCGCCGTGCCGTGCTCGGCGACGCCCATGTCGACCGCAGCCTGAACGCGCTGACCGAGTTCAACTCGGAGTTTCAGGAAATGATCACCCGCCACGCCTGGGGCGACATCTGGACGCGTCCGGGCCTGCCACGGCACACCCGCAGCCTGATCACCCTGGCCATGCTGATTGGCATGAACCGCAATGAGGAACTCAAGTTGCACTTGCGCGCCGCCGCCAACAACGGCGTGACCCGCGGCGAGATCAAGGAAGTGATCATGCAGAGCGCGATCTACTGTGGCATCCCGGCGGCGAATGCGACGTTCCACCTGGCGGAGTCGGTTTGGGATGAGTTGGGGGTTGAATCGCGGGAGTGA
- the pcaG gene encoding protocatechuate 3,4-dioxygenase subunit alpha, producing MTLTATTSHTVGPYYHIGLTWLNRENLTVEQTLGERVAITGQVVDGNGDIVNDAMLEVWQANAAGKYDHPEDDQDKPLDPNFEGFGRIPVDAEGRFRFTTIKPGTVQGLKGTTQAPHLVVLVFARGLVKHLLTRIYFEGEPANVSDPLLECVPAERRGTLLAKQDASGVYQWNVILQGTDAETVFFDY from the coding sequence ATGACGCTGACTGCGACCACGTCCCACACCGTCGGGCCGTATTACCACATCGGCCTGACCTGGCTGAACCGCGAAAACCTGACCGTCGAGCAAACCCTGGGCGAGCGCGTGGCGATCACCGGGCAAGTCGTCGATGGCAACGGTGACATCGTCAACGACGCCATGCTGGAAGTCTGGCAGGCCAACGCCGCGGGCAAGTACGACCACCCCGAAGACGATCAAGACAAACCCCTGGACCCGAACTTCGAAGGCTTTGGCCGGATTCCGGTGGATGCCGAAGGGCGCTTCCGCTTCACTACGATCAAGCCGGGCACGGTGCAAGGGCTGAAAGGCACGACCCAGGCGCCGCACCTGGTGGTGCTGGTGTTCGCTCGCGGGTTGGTGAAGCACTTGCTGACGCGGATTTATTTTGAGGGCGAGCCGGCGAACGTATCGGATCCGCTGCTGGAGTGCGTGCCGGCTGAGCGTCGCGGTACCTTGCTGGCGAAGCAGGATGCGAGCGGTGTGTATCAGTGGAATGTGATTTTGCAGGGCACCGACGCCGAGACGGTGTTCTTCGATTATTGA
- a CDS encoding MFS family transporter, which yields MTTPTAIPAHYTGEERSKRIFAIVGASSGNLVEWFDFYVYAFCAIYFAPAFFPSDNPTVQLVNTAGVFAAGFLMRPIGGWIFGRVADKHGRKNSMLISILMMCFGSLLIACLPTYKDIGVWAPIMLLFARLLQGLSVGGEYGTTATYMSEVALKGQRGFFASFQYVTLIGGQLLAVSLVVILQQFLTEDDLRAYGWRIPFVVGAVAALISLFLRRSLKETTSKEMRENKDAGSIRALFRDHKAAFITVLGYTAGGSLIFYTFTTYMQKYLVNTAGMHAKTASYIMTGALFLYMCMQPLFGMLADKIGRRNSMLWFGALGTLFTVPILLSLKSVSSPFLAFVLITVALAIVSFYTSISGLVKAEMFPPEVRALGVGLAYAVANAIFGGSAEYVALSLKAVGMENSFYWYVTVMMAVAFLFSLRLPRQAKYLHHDL from the coding sequence ATGACAACCCCAACCGCGATTCCAGCGCATTACACCGGCGAAGAGCGCAGCAAGCGGATCTTCGCGATTGTCGGCGCCTCGTCCGGCAACCTCGTCGAATGGTTCGATTTCTACGTCTACGCCTTTTGCGCGATCTACTTTGCGCCCGCGTTTTTTCCGTCCGATAACCCGACCGTGCAACTGGTCAATACGGCAGGCGTGTTCGCCGCCGGGTTCCTGATGCGACCGATCGGCGGCTGGATTTTCGGCCGTGTCGCGGACAAGCACGGGCGCAAGAATTCGATGCTGATTTCGATTCTGATGATGTGCTTCGGCTCGTTGCTCATCGCGTGCCTGCCAACCTACAAGGACATCGGCGTCTGGGCGCCGATCATGCTGCTGTTCGCCCGTTTGCTTCAGGGCTTGTCAGTGGGCGGCGAGTACGGCACCACGGCGACCTACATGAGCGAAGTTGCGCTCAAGGGCCAGCGCGGTTTCTTTGCCTCGTTCCAATACGTGACGTTGATTGGCGGGCAACTGCTGGCGGTGTCGCTGGTGGTGATCCTGCAACAGTTCCTCACCGAAGATGACCTGCGTGCCTACGGCTGGCGGATCCCGTTTGTGGTCGGTGCGGTGGCCGCGTTGATTTCGTTGTTCCTGCGTCGCTCGCTGAAAGAAACCACCAGCAAGGAAATGCGCGAGAACAAAGACGCCGGCAGCATCCGCGCGTTGTTCCGCGACCACAAAGCCGCATTCATTACCGTGCTGGGTTACACCGCCGGGGGCTCGCTGATTTTCTACACCTTCACCACGTACATGCAGAAATACCTGGTGAACACCGCCGGCATGCACGCCAAGACGGCGAGCTACATCATGACCGGCGCGCTGTTCCTTTATATGTGCATGCAGCCACTGTTCGGCATGCTCGCCGACAAGATCGGCCGACGTAATTCGATGCTGTGGTTCGGTGCCTTGGGTACGTTGTTCACCGTGCCGATTCTATTGAGCCTGAAAAGCGTCAGCAGTCCGTTCCTGGCTTTTGTGTTGATCACCGTGGCGCTGGCAATCGTCAGTTTCTATACCTCCATCAGCGGTCTGGTGAAAGCTGAAATGTTCCCGCCGGAAGTGCGCGCATTGGGCGTAGGCCTGGCGTACGCGGTGGCGAATGCGATCTTCGGCGGCTCGGCAGAATACGTGGCGCTGAGCCTCAAAGCCGTAGGCATGGAAAACTCTTTCTACTGGTACGTCACGGTGATGATGGCGGTGGCGTTCCTGTTCAGCCTGCGCTTGCCGAGACAGGCGAAATACCTGCATCACGACCTTTGA
- the pcaD gene encoding 3-oxoadipate enol-lactonase, whose product MAFVQLAEGELNYQLDGPENAPVLVLSNSLGTDLHMWDTQMAAFTEHFRVLRFDTRGHGKSLVTPGPYTIEQLGRDVLALLDALHIEKAHFCGLSMGGLIGQWLGIHAGDRLNKLVVCNTAAKIGDPSIWNPRIETVLRDGAAAMVALRDASIARWFTADFAQANPAAAKKITDMLAATSPEGYAANCAAVRDADFRDQLSSIKVPLLVIAGTEDAVTPPSGGHFIQEHVQGAEYAEFYAAHLSNVQAGAEFSKRVLAFLSAD is encoded by the coding sequence GTGGCTTTCGTACAACTCGCCGAGGGCGAACTGAATTACCAACTCGACGGACCTGAAAACGCGCCGGTGCTGGTGCTGTCCAACTCGCTGGGCACCGACCTGCACATGTGGGACACGCAGATGGCGGCATTCACCGAGCATTTCCGGGTGCTGCGTTTCGACACGCGCGGGCACGGCAAATCGCTGGTCACACCGGGGCCGTACACCATCGAGCAACTGGGCCGTGACGTGCTCGCGTTGCTGGATGCGTTGCACATCGAAAAAGCGCATTTCTGCGGCCTGTCGATGGGAGGGCTGATCGGCCAGTGGCTGGGCATCCATGCCGGTGATCGATTGAACAAACTGGTGGTGTGCAACACCGCGGCGAAAATCGGCGATCCGTCGATCTGGAACCCACGTATCGAAACCGTGCTGCGTGATGGCGCGGCGGCCATGGTCGCGCTGCGCGATGCGTCGATTGCGCGTTGGTTCACCGCGGATTTCGCCCAAGCCAATCCTGCGGCGGCGAAGAAAATTACCGACATGCTCGCGGCCACTTCGCCAGAAGGTTATGCGGCCAATTGTGCGGCGGTACGCGATGCCGATTTCCGTGATCAGCTGTCCTCGATCAAGGTACCGTTGCTGGTGATCGCCGGCACTGAAGACGCCGTAACGCCGCCATCCGGTGGACACTTTATCCAGGAACACGTGCAGGGCGCCGAATACGCCGAGTTCTACGCCGCGCACCTGTCCAACGTTCAGGCCGGTGCTGAGTTCAGCAAGCGGGTGCTGGCGTTTCTGTCAGCTGATTGA
- a CDS encoding 3-carboxy-cis,cis-muconate cycloisomerase, giving the protein MNQRPGNQLFDAYFTARDMREVFCDQGRVQAMLDFEAALARAEAKVGLIPQTAVASIEAACRAEHFDFAALGEAIATAGNSAIPLVKALGKQIATTDAEAERYVHLGATSQDVMDTGLVLQLRRALELIEGDLAQLGETLATQALRFVATPLAGRTWLQHATPVTLGMKIAGWLGAVTRSRQRLQALKPRLLVLQFGGASGTLAALGSQAMPIAEALAGELQLTLPDQPWHTQRDRLVEFASVLGLIAGSLGKLGRDISLLMQTEAGEVFEPSAPGKGGSSTMPHKRNPVGAAVLIGAATRVPGLLSTLFSAMPQEHERSLGLWHAEWETLPEICCLVSGSLKQALLVADGLEVDVERMARNLDLTQGLVLAEAVSIVLAQRVGRDTAHHLLEHCCKRAVAEQRQLRAVLGDEPQVTAELSPAELDDLLDPAHYLGQSRTWVERAVAEHSALTA; this is encoded by the coding sequence ATGAACCAGCGACCGGGCAATCAATTGTTCGATGCCTATTTCACTGCCCGCGATATGCGTGAGGTGTTTTGCGATCAGGGCCGGGTTCAGGCCATGCTCGATTTCGAAGCGGCGCTGGCTCGGGCCGAGGCGAAGGTTGGCTTGATTCCGCAGACGGCTGTGGCGTCTATCGAAGCCGCCTGCCGCGCCGAACATTTTGATTTCGCGGCCCTCGGCGAGGCGATTGCCACGGCCGGCAATTCGGCGATTCCGCTGGTGAAAGCGTTGGGCAAGCAGATCGCAACCACCGACGCCGAAGCCGAGCGCTATGTGCATCTGGGTGCGACCAGTCAGGACGTAATGGACACTGGCCTGGTGTTGCAACTGCGCCGGGCGCTGGAACTGATTGAAGGCGATCTGGCACAACTGGGCGAAACGTTGGCGACCCAAGCGTTACGCTTCGTCGCCACGCCGCTGGCCGGGCGCACCTGGTTGCAACATGCGACACCGGTCACCCTGGGCATGAAAATCGCCGGTTGGCTGGGCGCGGTCACCCGCAGCCGGCAACGCCTGCAAGCGCTCAAACCGCGTTTGCTGGTGCTGCAATTCGGCGGCGCCTCCGGAACCCTCGCGGCCCTCGGCTCACAGGCGATGCCGATTGCCGAAGCGCTGGCCGGGGAACTGCAACTGACCTTGCCCGACCAGCCCTGGCACACCCAGCGCGATCGTCTGGTGGAGTTCGCTTCGGTACTGGGATTGATCGCCGGCAGCCTCGGCAAACTCGGCCGCGACATCAGCCTGTTGATGCAGACCGAAGCGGGCGAAGTGTTCGAACCGTCGGCGCCGGGCAAGGGCGGCTCTTCGACCATGCCGCATAAACGCAACCCGGTGGGAGCTGCGGTGCTGATCGGTGCCGCTACGCGCGTGCCCGGTTTGCTCTCGACCCTGTTCAGCGCGATGCCGCAAGAACATGAGCGCAGTCTGGGCCTGTGGCATGCCGAGTGGGAAACCCTGCCGGAGATTTGCTGCCTGGTGTCCGGCAGCCTCAAACAAGCGTTGCTGGTGGCGGACGGACTGGAAGTGGACGTCGAACGCATGGCCCGCAACCTCGACCTGACCCAGGGCCTGGTGTTGGCCGAAGCGGTGAGCATCGTCCTTGCGCAACGGGTCGGCCGCGACACCGCACACCATCTGTTGGAACACTGCTGCAAACGCGCCGTGGCCGAGCAACGGCAATTGCGTGCGGTCCTCGGCGACGAGCCGCAAGTGACCGCCGAACTCTCACCTGCTGAACTCGATGATCTGCTGGATCCCGCGCACTACCTCGGTCAATCCCGTACATGGGTCGAGCGAGCGGTGGCTGAACATTCTGCGTTGACTGCCTGA